Sequence from the Rutidosis leptorrhynchoides isolate AG116_Rl617_1_P2 chromosome 3, CSIRO_AGI_Rlap_v1, whole genome shotgun sequence genome:
AACGGGTCGCCTTGACGTACTCCGCGTTGTAAGGAAAACTCTTTAGTTGGAGAACCATTTACTAGTACCGAGATTGTGGACGATTTAAGGCAAGAGGAAATCCAACGTCTCCACTTTTCACCAAAACCTATACACTCAAGGAATTTGAACAAAAAATTCCAATTAAGGCTATCGAAATCCTTTTCAAAGTCGGCTTTAAATATGAGACCTTTTTTCTTTTGAAACTTTAAGTCATCAACAATTTCGTTAGCAACTAAAATACGGTCAAGGATGTATCGACCTTTAATGAAAGCACTTTGTTCCGTTCCGATGACTTTGCTAATAACCCTTTGAAGGCGGTTTGCAAGTATCTTGGATATGATTTTGTAATAGTTTTCGATGAGACTAATAGGTCTATAGTCACCAAGAGTCAACGGATCTTTTCTTTTCGGGACAAGGTTGAAGAATGAAGCATTCATTTGATATATACTCATTAGCCCAAAACCAATCAATTGTTCTTTTAAGCTCATCTTTTATTAGCCAATAAAATTCCTTAAAGAAACTCATATTGAAACCATCCGACCCGGGAGCTTTTGAGGAATCAAAATCTCTAATGGTGTTTCATATTTCAGTTTCATTGAAAGGAGCTTCAAGGTCCACGGAGTCCGCTGTTGAGATTTTTATGAAAGTTTCTTTGAAAACAGGAAGTTTGAAAAGTTTCCTATAATAATTAAAGATTTCATCTTTAATTTTAGTCGGATTTTCTTCCCAAATAATGTTTATATGAAGACCTCTTAGATTGGATCGATTATTATTTGTTCTAATCGTAGAATGAAAATACGATGTATTGACATCACTCTCCGCCACCCATTTAAATCTTGCCTTTTGTTTTAGCATGGACATTTTCTCCTTTTCTTTTTGAAGCCAATTTACTCTTGCTTCCAACCATTCTAACCGCTCTGTATCCGATAGTGAATTACTGTCTGCTTTTGATTCGAAGGTCGTGACTTTGTTTTTCCAGTTTTCAATATCGACATCAATATCCCCATATTAATGTTTACTCCAACTCCTTAATGCCTCTTTAGTATTCTTCAGTTTGTTTCTAAAAAGACAGTCTGGTCACGAGCCAAAAAAAGGTTTACGCCATGCTTCTACTATGATCGAATCGACCTCTTTGGTTTCAATCCATAAGTCAAAAATCTTGAATGGTTTAGGGCCAAAATCAGCGTTGTTGTCCCGAAGGATTAACGGGCTGGGATCAGAAGTTCTTCTATCTAAACTAGTAACCGAGACATCACCCCAAGAATGAAGAAAGTCTTCCGAAACAAGAAAACGATCGAGTTTACTTAATTTTCTTCCATCGTCACTTATTCGAGTGAATCTCTTACCACACAAAGGAATGTCGATGAGATGACATTTTTCAATGAACTCATTAAACATTTTTTCCCTTCTCTTAGAAAACTCACAATTTTGTCTTTCGTCT
This genomic interval carries:
- the LOC139901808 gene encoding uncharacterized protein; the protein is MGKKGSPNFQYVQKPKIGKSGGMLLIWDPTVFVLEEAVQKKYFLAIKGMWKGKSKQSVIVNVYGPHKDKDKKVFWPSLESIMTLSDVEWVIGGDFNEVRTEDERQNCEFSKRREKMFNEFIEKCHLIDIPLCGKRFTRISDDGRKLSKLDRFLVSEDFLHSWGDVSVTSLDRRTSDPSPLILRDNNADFGPKPFKIFDLWIETKEVDSIIVEAWRKPFFGS